The following proteins come from a genomic window of bacterium:
- a CDS encoding metallopeptidase family protein, which produces MRRAQFERLVARALDDLPPQFAERLKNIAVMVEARPSREVARELGGDILGLYQGASELEQSPMAPFELPEVVVIYQENIEAVCRTDAEIVEEVRKTVIHEIGHHFGLTDEQMEY; this is translated from the coding sequence ATGCGTCGAGCGCAGTTCGAACGGCTGGTCGCTCGGGCGCTGGACGATCTCCCCCCGCAGTTCGCTGAGCGCCTGAAGAACATCGCCGTGATGGTCGAGGCCCGGCCGTCCCGCGAGGTGGCCCGGGAACTTGGGGGAGACATTCTAGGGTTGTACCAGGGTGCGAGCGAGCTCGAGCAGTCCCCCATGGCCCCCTTCGAGCTTCCGGAAGTCGTCGTGATCTATCAAGAGAACATCGAGGCGGTGTGCCGGACGGATGCGGAGATCGTCGAGGAAGTGCGCAAGACGGTCATCCACGAGATCGGCCACCACTTCGGCCTCACCGACGAGCAGATGGAATATTAG
- a CDS encoding NifU N-terminal domain-containing protein translates to MTEGRSQTFTDPSTASSPLARDLLAIAGVRQVFLLNDFITITRHEGVEWDAVVPQAEALIRQYLSG, encoded by the coding sequence ATGACCGAGGGGCGGAGCCAGACCTTCACGGACCCGAGCACCGCGTCGTCCCCGCTGGCCCGTGACCTGCTGGCGATCGCGGGCGTGCGTCAGGTGTTCCTGTTGAACGACTTCATCACGATCACCCGGCACGAGGGCGTCGAGTGGGACGCCGTCGTACCGCAGGCCGAGGCCCTGATCCGGCAGTATCTCTCCGGGTAG
- the gltB gene encoding glutamate synthase large subunit: protein MNGLYDPRFEHDSCGVGFVATTTGRSHTVLERALEAVANLTHRGAVSADGKTGDGAGVLTQIPHQVLAPELHRLGARVTRHTDLGVGMIFLPTDSGMQVRARAVVEAAIIREGLVLFGWRKVPVALSALGQDAGRSRPEIEQVLIGRPDRLGSAEFERSLYLARKLIERRWAEEGIADAYIPSFSHQTIVYKGMFIATQLPRFYPDLEDPQFETALAVFHQRYSTNTFPSWSLAQPFRFLAHNGEINTLWGNVNWTRAREVDLRAPCWRERMRDLLPVIQRGGSDSAMLDNVLELVVHSGRDLLHGMMMLVPEAWENIADMPDDVRAFYEFHAGLSEPWDGPAALAFSDGRFAAATLDRNGLRPSRYTITDDGLVIVASEVGVIDLDPARIVEKGRLGPGRMIAVDTASGRILTNEAIKRERAWRRPYAAWVSAGRVRLETSGVGEIRGEGTDPGDSAKRPGDGLLRDLVAFGYTQEEVRRILQPMWKDGSDPVWSMGDDTPLAVLSSKPRLFYNYIKQRFAQVTNPPIDALRERLVMSLRTLLGPRPCFLEESLEHARLIELQSPLLTNAQISHLRDVPGFEARTLPTVFPVAQGGEGLERALVRLCDDAAYHVEEGAALLILSDRGVDAGRAPIPMVLAVGAVHQELIRRGLRMRVSLVAETGEARDVHHLATLIGYGAGAVNPYLVYEVIAEEAARAGAEPTDALVTYRKTIESGLLKVMSKMGISTISSYHGAQIFEAVGVDHALVEFALTGTPSRLGGIGLGEIADDLLERHRKAFGDPPPGSLGDPGLFRFRKDGEYHAFHPNVVRSLHRLALSGSRDDYLAYAWEVTHRPPTAIRDLLEFGTGSPIAVEEVEPAEAIVTRFVVSSMSHGSLSKEAHETLAIAMNRLGAKSSSGEGGEDPRRFKPAPNGDWANCAVKQVASGRFGVTTEYLVAAQELEIKMAQGSKPGEGGQIPGTKVTEEIAQIRRAQPGIALISPPPHHDIYSIEDLAQLIYDLKQGNPRARVSVKLVSEAGVGTVAAGVAKAYADTVHIAGCDGGTGASPLDSIKNAGVPWELGLAETQQTLVSNNLRGRVRVRVDGGMKTARDVVIGAMLGAEEFGFGTAAVVALGCVMARQCHLNSCPVGIATQRHDLRAKFPGTPERVVYFFLAIADDVRRLLASLGFRALAEVVGRADLLRVRADLPVPRAKRLVLDAILADPDPSGTRARRHVFERNDRPGEPYDDRILVEIGEDLVAGRPVDRAFPIRNVDRTVGARIAGAIARKCGNAGLPDGTITLRFAGSAGQSFGAWCVGGMRLHLVGETNDYAGKGMTGGEIVITPPEPLVWTSYRHVIAGNTVLYGATGGRFFAAGRAGERFAVRNSGAVAVVEGVGDHGCEYMTGGTVVVLGETGRNFGAGMTGGTAYVLDESEGFERRFNPTLVTLHPVDDPADAARLRDLVTAHVETTGSTRAREILEDWDRWIPLFRKVVPRAAPASASTDAPKDRSERR, encoded by the coding sequence ATGAACGGGCTCTATGATCCGCGGTTCGAGCACGACAGCTGCGGGGTGGGCTTTGTTGCCACGACGACCGGGCGCAGCCACACGGTGCTCGAGCGGGCTCTCGAAGCGGTTGCAAACCTGACCCATCGTGGGGCCGTCTCGGCCGATGGTAAGACCGGCGACGGTGCCGGGGTGCTCACGCAGATTCCCCATCAAGTCCTGGCTCCCGAGCTCCACCGGTTGGGCGCCCGGGTGACGCGGCACACCGATCTCGGTGTGGGCATGATCTTTCTCCCGACAGACTCTGGGATGCAGGTTCGCGCGCGGGCCGTGGTCGAGGCCGCGATCATCAGAGAAGGGCTGGTCCTCTTCGGCTGGCGGAAGGTCCCGGTGGCCCTCTCCGCGCTCGGTCAAGATGCGGGCCGCTCCCGCCCGGAGATCGAGCAGGTGCTGATCGGCCGGCCGGACCGGCTGGGCAGCGCGGAGTTCGAGCGATCGCTCTACCTCGCCCGCAAGCTGATCGAGCGGCGCTGGGCGGAGGAGGGGATCGCCGATGCCTACATCCCCTCGTTTTCGCACCAGACGATCGTGTACAAGGGAATGTTCATCGCGACCCAACTCCCGCGTTTCTATCCGGATCTTGAGGATCCGCAGTTCGAGACCGCGCTGGCCGTGTTCCATCAGCGGTACAGCACGAACACCTTTCCGAGCTGGTCCCTGGCCCAGCCGTTCCGGTTCCTGGCCCACAATGGGGAAATCAACACCCTGTGGGGGAACGTCAACTGGACCCGGGCCCGGGAGGTCGACCTCCGTGCGCCCTGCTGGCGTGAGCGGATGCGGGATCTGCTGCCCGTCATCCAGCGGGGAGGCAGCGACAGCGCGATGCTGGACAATGTCCTGGAGCTCGTGGTCCACTCCGGCCGCGACCTGCTCCATGGCATGATGATGCTCGTGCCCGAGGCATGGGAGAATATCGCCGACATGCCGGACGACGTGCGGGCGTTCTACGAGTTTCACGCGGGCCTGTCTGAGCCGTGGGACGGTCCGGCAGCCCTGGCCTTCAGCGACGGCCGGTTCGCCGCCGCCACGCTCGACCGCAACGGCCTCCGCCCGTCCCGCTACACGATCACGGACGACGGCCTCGTCATCGTCGCCAGCGAGGTGGGCGTGATCGATCTCGATCCGGCGCGGATCGTCGAGAAAGGGCGGCTCGGCCCCGGACGGATGATCGCGGTCGATACGGCCTCCGGCAGGATCCTCACGAACGAGGCGATCAAGCGCGAGCGCGCCTGGCGGCGGCCCTACGCGGCGTGGGTATCCGCGGGCCGGGTCCGGTTGGAGACGAGCGGTGTCGGCGAGATCCGAGGAGAGGGCACCGATCCCGGTGACTCCGCAAAGCGCCCCGGAGACGGTCTGCTGCGCGACCTCGTCGCGTTTGGCTACACTCAAGAGGAGGTCCGGCGGATCCTGCAGCCGATGTGGAAGGATGGGTCGGACCCGGTGTGGTCGATGGGGGACGACACGCCGCTCGCGGTGCTCTCCTCCAAGCCACGCCTCTTCTACAACTACATTAAGCAGCGGTTCGCGCAGGTCACCAACCCACCGATCGACGCGCTGCGCGAGCGCCTCGTCATGTCGCTCAGGACCCTGCTGGGGCCGCGCCCGTGCTTTCTCGAGGAGAGCCTGGAGCATGCCCGCCTCATCGAGCTCCAGAGTCCGCTGCTGACGAACGCCCAGATCAGCCACCTGCGGGATGTCCCGGGGTTCGAGGCCCGCACCCTCCCCACCGTGTTCCCGGTGGCGCAGGGGGGCGAAGGGCTTGAGCGGGCACTCGTCCGATTGTGCGATGACGCAGCCTATCATGTCGAGGAAGGCGCCGCCCTCTTGATCCTCTCCGATCGCGGGGTGGACGCGGGCCGCGCCCCCATCCCCATGGTGCTGGCCGTGGGCGCGGTGCATCAGGAGCTCATCCGGCGGGGGCTTCGGATGCGGGTCAGTCTCGTCGCGGAAACAGGGGAGGCGCGGGATGTTCACCATCTCGCCACCTTGATCGGCTACGGGGCCGGCGCCGTCAATCCGTATCTCGTGTACGAGGTGATCGCAGAGGAAGCCGCGCGGGCGGGGGCCGAGCCGACCGACGCGCTCGTCACGTACCGCAAGACGATCGAGTCCGGGCTCCTGAAAGTCATGTCGAAGATGGGCATCTCGACCATCAGCAGCTATCACGGCGCCCAGATCTTCGAGGCGGTCGGGGTGGACCACGCGCTCGTTGAATTCGCGCTGACAGGGACGCCCTCGCGTCTTGGCGGGATCGGCCTCGGTGAGATCGCGGATGACCTGCTGGAGCGCCACCGGAAGGCGTTCGGCGATCCCCCGCCCGGATCGTTGGGAGATCCCGGGTTGTTCCGGTTTCGGAAGGACGGGGAGTATCACGCGTTCCATCCCAACGTGGTGCGGAGTCTCCATCGCTTGGCCCTCAGTGGGAGTCGCGACGACTATCTGGCGTACGCGTGGGAGGTGACGCACCGGCCGCCGACCGCGATCCGTGACCTGTTGGAGTTCGGGACGGGGAGCCCGATCGCGGTTGAGGAAGTGGAGCCGGCTGAGGCGATCGTCACGCGATTCGTCGTGTCGTCGATGTCGCACGGCTCCCTGAGCAAGGAGGCCCACGAGACCCTGGCGATCGCGATGAACCGTCTCGGCGCCAAGAGCAGCAGCGGCGAAGGGGGGGAGGATCCCCGGCGCTTCAAGCCGGCCCCCAACGGAGATTGGGCGAACTGCGCGGTCAAGCAGGTGGCCTCCGGTCGCTTCGGCGTGACCACCGAATACTTGGTGGCCGCCCAGGAGCTCGAGATCAAGATGGCGCAGGGCAGCAAGCCCGGCGAAGGCGGCCAGATCCCGGGCACGAAGGTGACCGAAGAGATCGCGCAGATCCGGCGGGCGCAACCCGGGATCGCGCTCATCTCACCCCCGCCTCACCACGATATCTACAGCATCGAAGATCTCGCGCAGTTGATCTACGATCTCAAGCAGGGGAACCCCAGGGCGCGGGTGTCCGTCAAGCTCGTCAGCGAGGCCGGCGTCGGGACCGTCGCGGCGGGGGTCGCCAAGGCCTACGCCGATACGGTGCATATCGCGGGCTGTGACGGCGGCACCGGCGCCTCGCCGTTGGACTCGATCAAGAACGCCGGCGTGCCGTGGGAATTGGGCCTGGCCGAGACCCAGCAGACCCTGGTGTCCAACAACCTCCGGGGCCGCGTGCGGGTGCGCGTCGACGGCGGCATGAAGACCGCGCGAGACGTCGTCATCGGGGCGATGCTGGGCGCCGAGGAGTTCGGGTTCGGGACCGCCGCGGTCGTGGCCCTGGGGTGTGTGATGGCCCGCCAGTGCCACCTCAACAGCTGTCCCGTGGGGATCGCGACCCAGCGGCACGACCTTCGGGCGAAGTTTCCCGGGACCCCAGAGCGCGTCGTGTATTTCTTCCTCGCGATCGCAGATGACGTCCGCCGTCTTCTGGCGTCGCTCGGCTTCAGAGCGCTCGCTGAAGTCGTCGGTCGCGCCGACCTCCTTCGCGTGCGTGCGGATCTTCCGGTCCCCCGGGCCAAGCGGCTCGTGCTCGATGCCATCCTGGCCGACCCCGATCCTTCCGGCACGCGCGCCCGGCGCCATGTGTTCGAGCGCAATGACCGTCCGGGGGAGCCCTACGACGACCGCATCCTCGTGGAGATTGGCGAAGACCTCGTCGCAGGCCGGCCGGTGGACCGCGCCTTTCCGATCCGGAACGTCGACAGGACCGTGGGGGCCCGCATCGCAGGCGCGATCGCCAGGAAGTGCGGAAACGCCGGGCTTCCTGATGGAACGATCACGCTCCGCTTTGCGGGCAGCGCCGGTCAGTCCTTTGGCGCCTGGTGCGTCGGCGGGATGCGGCTCCACCTCGTCGGAGAGACCAACGATTACGCGGGGAAGGGGATGACGGGCGGGGAGATCGTGATCACGCCGCCGGAACCGCTGGTGTGGACCTCGTACCGACACGTCATCGCGGGCAATACGGTGCTCTACGGCGCAACGGGCGGCCGGTTCTTCGCCGCGGGGAGGGCGGGGGAGCGGTTCGCGGTTCGGAACAGCGGCGCCGTGGCCGTGGTCGAAGGCGTCGGCGATCACGGGTGCGAGTACATGACGGGCGGGACCGTGGTGGTGCTCGGAGAGACCGGCCGCAACTTTGGAGCCGGCATGACCGGAGGCACCGCCTACGTCCTCGACGAATCGGAGGGATTCGAACGCCGGTTCAACCCGACCCTCGTGACGCTTCACCCGGTCGACGATCCCGCCGACGCCGCGCGTCTGCGCGATCTCGTGACCGCGCACGTGGAGACGACGGGAAGCACCAGGGCACGCGAGATCCTCGAGGACTGGGATCGGTGGATTCCATTGTTCCGGAAGGTCGTGCCGCGCGCCGCACCGGCGAGCGCCTCCACGGACGCACCGAAGGACCGCAGCGAGCGCCGCTAG
- a CDS encoding ABC transporter substrate-binding protein, producing MHAIRSLALVMTLLVVAGLAAASAVPGTQAAPTKVTLTVGVDQEVVGLDPNKVTAFSSFRRIDLLYNKLVTYDADLHVVGDLAESWDTPDARTYVFHLRKGVRFHDGQEMTSEDVAFTIERILDPKTASPGRSYIDAVDAVTAADRYTVRVHLKYPLASILSGLASGNAAVVEKAAVLRSSTGDLQKTEAGTGPFTLAEWVPDNFMRLARNPAYFKRGLPKVDEVVYRIIPEQASLLAGVRTRSLDMASISDGSVSKQAQADKALVVLQAPSLNLRIFSFNTTRAPFTDARVRDAIAFAIDRDAIVKAAEFGLGEISGPVPAPAKTWALPVAAFPEYHPNPARARQLLQDAGAAGAAFKIVASPTYEGGLAVAEVIQNQLRAVGLAPAIENIEWGTYINRWVKRDFDTMVELRGGDPDPDRFLYRTFYSTGAVNNFLFKDSAIDRLLDRGRVHVVATERKPIYDELQKALVQKAPAVFLYTPYNTEVLQSYVKGFRLIPTGALNYIEQTAIER from the coding sequence ATGCACGCGATCCGTAGTCTCGCGCTCGTGATGACCCTGCTGGTGGTCGCGGGCCTTGCGGCCGCATCCGCGGTACCCGGCACGCAGGCGGCCCCCACCAAAGTCACCCTCACGGTGGGTGTCGATCAGGAGGTCGTGGGTCTCGACCCCAACAAAGTCACCGCGTTCTCTTCGTTCCGGCGGATCGACCTCTTGTACAACAAGCTGGTCACCTATGACGCCGATCTGCATGTCGTCGGCGACCTCGCGGAGTCCTGGGACACGCCGGATGCTCGGACGTACGTCTTCCATCTTCGCAAAGGCGTGCGCTTCCACGACGGCCAGGAGATGACGTCCGAGGACGTGGCCTTCACGATCGAACGCATCCTCGATCCGAAGACCGCGTCGCCCGGCCGGTCGTACATCGACGCTGTGGATGCGGTGACGGCGGCGGACCGGTACACGGTGCGCGTGCACCTCAAGTACCCCCTCGCCTCCATCCTCTCGGGACTGGCCTCCGGCAACGCGGCAGTCGTCGAGAAAGCGGCCGTCCTCCGGTCTTCGACGGGCGACCTCCAGAAGACCGAGGCCGGAACCGGCCCGTTCACGTTGGCGGAGTGGGTGCCCGACAACTTTATGCGCTTGGCCCGCAACCCCGCGTACTTCAAGCGCGGGCTCCCCAAGGTGGACGAGGTCGTGTATCGCATCATCCCCGAACAGGCCTCGCTCCTCGCGGGCGTCCGGACGCGGAGCCTCGATATGGCGTCGATTTCGGACGGCAGCGTCTCGAAGCAGGCGCAGGCCGATAAAGCCCTGGTCGTGCTGCAGGCGCCCAGCCTCAATCTTCGGATCTTCTCATTCAACACGACCCGAGCGCCGTTCACCGACGCGCGCGTCAGGGATGCGATCGCCTTCGCCATCGATCGCGACGCCATCGTCAAGGCGGCGGAGTTCGGGCTGGGGGAGATCAGTGGACCCGTGCCGGCCCCTGCCAAGACCTGGGCGCTGCCGGTCGCGGCGTTCCCCGAGTACCATCCCAACCCGGCGAGAGCGCGGCAGCTCCTTCAGGACGCGGGCGCCGCCGGCGCCGCGTTCAAGATCGTCGCCTCCCCCACCTACGAGGGGGGACTGGCCGTGGCCGAGGTGATCCAGAATCAGCTGCGCGCCGTCGGGCTCGCCCCCGCGATCGAGAACATCGAATGGGGCACGTACATCAACCGATGGGTCAAGCGAGACTTTGACACGATGGTGGAACTCCGCGGCGGCGATCCCGATCCCGACCGGTTCCTGTACCGGACGTTCTACAGCACGGGGGCCGTGAACAACTTCCTCTTCAAGGACTCTGCGATCGACCGGCTGCTCGACCGCGGCCGCGTGCACGTCGTGGCGACGGAGCGGAAACCGATCTACGACGAACTGCAGAAGGCGCTCGTCCAAAAAGCGCCCGCCGTCTTCCTATATACTCCCTACAACACCGAGGTGCTGCAGTCGTACGTCAAGGGGTTCCGCCTGATCCCGACCGGAGCACTCAACTACATCGAACAGACCGCGATCGAGCGATGA
- a CDS encoding PASTA domain-containing protein, whose translation MRQDEPTVATLPTPGRKASAPARPRWRPRWWAVGVAAIATVGAVAVAVMASAERDAYLRTHPAVPNLVGKTVAEAARMMVPLHFGIIVTGSIQDSNARIGVVLIQNPAPGRLLPIGSIIQLKVSQGSGVVPRLRGDLVSAAAQRLEAVGLRLGRVRDIEDGAAPGTVLEQFTPPGHRIDANSPVDVLVSDGPHQDATTAVLTATPHGVSLAGATVAQESRAVVSTAAPLAVPLWIDLAPGTLVPAPDEHRTITPQKGQEGGTRVGSASTDCAADSQRKRPEVCHQPADDRGAEPDLHGPEHRVVPAGP comes from the coding sequence ATGCGACAAGATGAACCAACGGTCGCTACGCTTCCCACGCCCGGCCGGAAGGCTTCCGCGCCGGCGCGTCCACGCTGGCGACCCCGGTGGTGGGCGGTGGGGGTCGCGGCCATCGCCACCGTCGGAGCGGTCGCGGTGGCTGTGATGGCATCGGCCGAGCGCGATGCTTATCTGCGCACCCACCCGGCGGTGCCGAACCTGGTGGGGAAAACGGTGGCGGAGGCGGCGCGCATGATGGTGCCGCTCCACTTTGGCATCATCGTCACCGGGTCCATTCAGGACAGCAACGCGCGCATCGGCGTCGTGCTGATCCAGAATCCCGCTCCAGGACGTCTCCTTCCGATCGGGTCGATCATTCAATTGAAGGTCAGCCAGGGCTCCGGTGTCGTTCCGCGCCTCCGCGGCGATCTCGTCTCCGCAGCCGCGCAGCGGCTGGAGGCCGTCGGACTCCGGCTGGGCCGAGTCCGGGACATCGAAGACGGCGCGGCCCCCGGGACCGTCCTCGAACAGTTCACCCCGCCGGGCCACCGGATCGACGCGAACAGTCCGGTAGATGTGCTGGTCAGTGACGGGCCGCACCAGGATGCGACGACGGCGGTGCTTACGGCGACACCACATGGAGTGTCGCTCGCGGGAGCGACGGTCGCGCAGGAGAGTCGGGCGGTCGTCTCCACCGCCGCGCCCCTCGCGGTGCCGCTTTGGATCGATCTCGCACCGGGCACTTTGGTCCCGGCTCCCGATGAGCATCGGACCATCACCCCGCAGAAGGGACAGGAGGGAGGCACGCGTGTCGGATCCGCTTCAACTGACTGTGCAGCCGACTCCCAACGTAAACGCCCTGAAGTTTGTCACCAACCGGCGGATGACCGAGGGGCGGAGCCAGACCTTCACGGACCCGAGCACCGCGTCGTCCCCGCTGGCCCGTGA
- a CDS encoding nucleotidyltransferase domain-containing protein gives MTAIEHLTTFFSGEEEIAAAYLYGQPATDRTWPDSDIEIGLLFRSAVGGEAATEYLEGLAGNNPLGESPGILMPFSLNAHILPVVHEVMTWGRLVADNEPSERESFARRISDRMEQERPKLLEEAHESIMQARTFGLPATGDPVPTVAQPVRPLDPVRIGWRLGRVLTSVPIIEMFTRDIESVAADAERVTQIIGVFGNASGAATGIAKAMLTTFGTLRPSRRWEVFLPLADTGIIPMELALHLAAMVETRWTLLTGSGIMMPERVISQIRSYLPPIITFARRASWTTELPGLSTNQRLH, from the coding sequence ATGACGGCGATCGAACACCTAACCACCTTTTTCAGCGGTGAAGAGGAGATCGCCGCGGCGTACCTGTACGGCCAGCCGGCGACGGATCGTACGTGGCCCGACTCCGACATCGAGATCGGGCTGCTCTTCCGGAGCGCGGTCGGCGGCGAGGCCGCGACGGAGTATCTCGAGGGGCTGGCGGGGAACAATCCGCTGGGGGAATCTCCCGGAATCTTGATGCCGTTCTCGCTCAACGCGCACATTCTCCCGGTCGTGCACGAGGTGATGACCTGGGGGCGCCTCGTCGCAGACAACGAACCCTCCGAACGCGAATCCTTCGCCCGCCGCATCAGCGATCGGATGGAGCAGGAGCGTCCGAAACTGTTGGAGGAAGCGCACGAGTCGATCATGCAGGCGCGGACGTTCGGCCTGCCGGCGACGGGAGACCCGGTCCCGACGGTCGCACAGCCTGTTCGCCCGCTCGATCCGGTCCGGATCGGGTGGCGGCTCGGGCGAGTCCTGACCTCGGTACCCATCATCGAGATGTTCACTCGGGACATTGAGTCGGTCGCGGCGGACGCCGAGCGGGTCACGCAGATCATCGGCGTGTTTGGGAACGCCAGCGGGGCCGCCACAGGAATCGCGAAAGCGATGTTGACGACCTTTGGTACACTGCGTCCCAGCCGGCGGTGGGAGGTGTTCCTGCCCCTCGCCGACACGGGAATCATCCCGATGGAGCTGGCGCTCCACCTTGCGGCCATGGTCGAGACGCGCTGGACCCTGCTGACCGGCAGCGGCATCATGATGCCCGAACGGGTCATCTCGCAGATTCGCAGCTACCTTCCTCCCATCATCACCTTCGCGCGGCGGGCTTCCTGGACGACCGAGCTGCCGGGACTGTCGACGAACCAGCGGCTGCATTAG
- a CDS encoding TetR/AcrR family transcriptional regulator: MATAVDRLPKGLQREETRKRILESAAQVFAAKGFHNAAVDDIVKASGTSKGAVYFYFESKDQIFLCLVEDYASILAYEIQTAVQRGRGLVAQIEGAIVTLVRSFERHRDLAKIVLIDWFSVGPEFQGKRIALKAMLVEVLRGYLDRAVEDGKIAPQDTETAAYVWIGAISEVVLRWLNTGKPDPLEEVLAPLTRLLLRSVGFSVSPAASR; the protein is encoded by the coding sequence ATGGCCACCGCCGTCGATCGGCTGCCCAAAGGGTTGCAACGCGAAGAGACACGCAAGAGGATCCTCGAATCCGCCGCACAGGTGTTCGCGGCAAAGGGCTTCCACAACGCCGCCGTCGACGACATCGTCAAGGCCTCGGGCACATCCAAGGGCGCGGTATACTTCTACTTTGAAAGCAAAGACCAGATCTTTCTATGCCTCGTCGAAGACTACGCCTCGATCCTGGCCTACGAGATCCAAACCGCCGTGCAGCGGGGCCGAGGGTTGGTCGCCCAGATCGAGGGCGCGATCGTCACGCTGGTACGGAGCTTCGAGCGTCACCGCGACCTCGCGAAGATCGTGCTGATCGACTGGTTCTCTGTTGGCCCTGAGTTTCAGGGGAAGCGGATCGCGCTGAAGGCCATGCTGGTCGAGGTGCTGCGAGGCTACCTCGACAGGGCGGTTGAGGACGGCAAGATCGCGCCGCAGGATACCGAAACCGCGGCGTATGTCTGGATCGGGGCCATCAGCGAGGTCGTGCTTCGGTGGCTGAACACCGGAAAGCCCGATCCCCTCGAGGAAGTGCTGGCCCCACTCACCCGCCTGCTTCTGAGGAGCGTAGGGTTCTCCGTCTCTCCCGCCGCGTCGCGTTAA
- a CDS encoding GNAT family N-acetyltransferase: protein MRDADVVACASIMLAVPLWTRYGITSIDAARAAFADVVAGTTLGLVAEEDGRIVGFVVYTVRGTFVHSGYVRSVAVAPGAQHRGVGARLMDAAEAAILGHGPNVFLLVSTWNTGARRFYERRGYRRIGEVEDYLRRGITEVVYRKTLGPIQDESQGGV, encoded by the coding sequence ATGCGAGACGCCGACGTGGTCGCCTGCGCCTCGATCATGCTGGCCGTCCCGCTGTGGACGCGATACGGGATCACCAGCATCGACGCGGCGCGCGCGGCGTTCGCGGACGTGGTCGCGGGCACGACGCTGGGGCTCGTGGCGGAGGAGGACGGGCGGATCGTGGGGTTCGTCGTCTACACGGTCAGGGGGACGTTCGTCCACAGCGGATACGTGCGGTCGGTCGCCGTGGCGCCGGGTGCGCAACACCGGGGCGTGGGGGCTCGGTTGATGGACGCCGCAGAAGCGGCGATCCTCGGCCACGGGCCGAACGTCTTTCTGCTCGTGTCCACCTGGAATACCGGCGCGCGCCGGTTCTACGAACGCCGGGGGTACCGGCGCATCGGCGAGGTCGAAGACTATCTGCGACGTGGGATCACCGAAGTCGTGTACCGCAAGACCCTCGGCCCGATCCAGGATGAATCACAGGGAGGTGTTTGA
- the nagA gene encoding N-acetylglucosamine-6-phosphate deacetylase, whose product MIVSAGTVLAADRDFSPGYVVIDAGRIAQIGSGPAPSSAPGPTFVFPDGTLAPGFIDLQVNGGAGVDCLRCAPQAYETLGRYLAATGVTAYLPTIVSAPLEEMRGAIDVAAAAAERRGPFPAILGVHVEGPYLNPLRRGAHRAQDLRHPSVAEITETHRRANGALRMVTLAPELEGAEAVVRWLVAERVTVSLGHTDAGYDEMMTAAAWGARMVTHVFNAMRGFHHREPGAAGGALLAPGLTVGVIADLVHLHPAVLHVVARVAGLSRVALVTDAISAAGMGRGTFSLGSQAVEVRDGVPRLADGTFAGSVLALIRGVHNFSRAASVSFRDAVQAASLVPARLLGLAHKGRIASGADADLIVLDREGSLVLTLVRGEVAFRREAPRDAA is encoded by the coding sequence GTGATCGTTTCCGCCGGCACCGTACTCGCCGCCGACCGCGATTTCAGCCCGGGATACGTCGTGATCGACGCCGGCCGCATCGCGCAGATCGGGTCCGGCCCGGCTCCGTCCAGCGCGCCGGGACCAACCTTCGTGTTCCCCGACGGGACCCTGGCTCCCGGGTTCATCGATCTCCAGGTGAATGGGGGCGCGGGAGTCGATTGTCTGCGGTGCGCCCCGCAGGCCTACGAGACCCTGGGGCGGTACCTCGCGGCGACGGGAGTGACCGCGTATCTCCCTACGATTGTGAGCGCGCCACTCGAAGAGATGCGCGGGGCGATCGACGTCGCGGCCGCGGCGGCCGAGCGGCGGGGTCCGTTTCCCGCAATCCTCGGCGTGCATGTGGAAGGCCCCTACCTGAATCCCCTGCGCCGTGGCGCGCACCGCGCGCAGGATCTCCGGCATCCCTCGGTGGCCGAGATCACCGAGACCCACCGCCGGGCGAATGGGGCACTGCGGATGGTTACGCTGGCTCCCGAACTCGAGGGCGCAGAAGCGGTCGTCCGCTGGCTCGTGGCGGAGCGGGTCACGGTGTCCCTCGGGCACACCGACGCGGGATACGACGAGATGATGACCGCGGCCGCGTGGGGTGCCCGCATGGTCACGCACGTCTTCAACGCGATGCGGGGGTTCCACCACCGTGAGCCCGGAGCGGCCGGAGGCGCACTCCTCGCTCCCGGGCTCACCGTGGGGGTGATCGCCGATCTCGTACACCTGCACCCGGCGGTGCTGCACGTCGTCGCGCGTGTCGCGGGATTGAGCCGCGTGGCCCTCGTGACGGACGCCATCTCCGCGGCGGGGATGGGACGGGGAACGTTCTCCCTGGGAAGTCAGGCCGTGGAGGTTCGAGACGGCGTCCCGCGGCTGGCAGACGGGACGTTCGCCGGCAGCGTGTTGGCGCTGATCCGCGGCGTCCACAACTTCAGCAGGGCGGCGTCGGTGAGCTTCCGCGATGCGGTGCAGGCCGCGAGCCTCGTGCCCGCGCGCCTGCTCGGCCTCGCGCATAAGGGACGGATTGCATCCGGCGCCGACGCCGATCTGATCGTCTTGGACAGGGAGGGAAGCCTCGTCCTGACGTTGGTGCGCGGGGAGGTCGCGTTCCGGCGGGAAGCCCCCCGTGATGCGGCTTAG